Proteins encoded by one window of Fodinicurvata sediminis DSM 21159:
- a CDS encoding thiazole synthase — translation MSNDTPLTIAERQFTSRVFLGTSAYPNLQVMLDCVEESGTELVTLSIRRLDLEGYAESPVDLLEGYDFLPNTAGCETKRDAILTAQLARESLETNWLKLEIIGDRETLYPDVEQLLSATDELVKDGFTVLPYCNDDPVICKRLEDLGAAAVMPMGSLIGSGMGVANPANIELICRRAEVPVVIDAGLGTASDVVQSFELGCDAVLLNTAVARARNPVAMARAVRHAAEAGRAAHLAGRIPKRPHAKASSPQMGLVGS, via the coding sequence ATGTCCAACGACACACCCCTGACCATAGCCGAGCGACAGTTCACCAGTCGCGTTTTTCTGGGGACCTCGGCATATCCCAACCTGCAGGTGATGCTGGATTGCGTGGAAGAAAGCGGAACCGAACTGGTGACGCTGTCGATCCGCAGGCTGGACCTGGAAGGCTATGCGGAAAGCCCGGTCGACCTGCTGGAAGGCTATGACTTCCTGCCCAACACGGCCGGCTGCGAGACGAAACGCGATGCCATTCTTACGGCACAGCTGGCACGGGAATCCCTTGAGACGAACTGGCTCAAGCTTGAGATCATCGGCGACCGGGAAACGCTATATCCTGATGTCGAGCAGTTGCTGTCGGCAACCGACGAACTGGTCAAGGACGGCTTTACCGTCCTGCCCTACTGCAATGACGACCCGGTTATCTGCAAACGTCTCGAGGATCTGGGGGCTGCGGCCGTGATGCCGATGGGATCCCTGATCGGCTCGGGGATGGGCGTTGCAAACCCCGCCAACATCGAATTGATCTGCAGGCGTGCGGAGGTGCCGGTGGTGATCGATGCGGGTCTGGGCACCGCCTCCGACGTAGTGCAATCCTTCGAACTTGGCTGCGATGCCGTGTTGTTGAACACCGCCGTCGCCAGGGCCCGCAACCCTGTGGCCATGGCCCGCGCTGTGCGCCATGCCGCCGAAGCCGGTCGCGCGGCGCATCTGGCCGGGCGCATTCCGAAGCGTCCGCATGCCAAGGCCTCAAGCCCCCAAATGGGCCTGGTCGGCTCGTGA
- the thiS gene encoding sulfur carrier protein ThiS: MSLTINLNGEETRVEPGSLKDLLHQRGIDPTARRIAIARNGALVKRDSWPVESLAEGDRIEIVRPLAGG, encoded by the coding sequence ATGTCATTGACGATCAATCTGAACGGTGAAGAAACACGCGTGGAACCGGGCAGCCTGAAGGACCTGCTGCATCAGCGCGGGATCGACCCGACGGCACGACGAATTGCCATAGCGCGCAACGGCGCCCTGGTGAAGCGCGACAGCTGGCCGGTCGAGTCCCTGGCCGAGGGCGACCGGATCGAGATCGTACGTCCACTGGCAGGCGGTTGA
- the thiO gene encoding glycine oxidase ThiO: MAQENFRNTTDQQTVIIGGGVCGLAIGWELAEAGLAVTIVERGHCGREATHAAAGMLAAAAECEPGEEQLLQLTRWAQQLWPSYLDRLEASSGLRPDYRDEGTLVVALNRDEVERLRFRHEFQTSLGLPLTWLEGHELREREPHLRQSAAAAIYSAEDHQVDNRQLAESLKQAYLNAGGRLREDCEVTSLDCSEPTRKRISLGSGEVLEAKTLVLAAGAWTRGLPGLPDAAKPPVRPLKGQSLALQMVPQESLLAHVLWTEQIYCVPRRDGRLIIGATVEERGFDDSITAGGIYALIEGARRALPGIEDLPLIESWSGFRPGCRDDAPVLGETPVPGLHLATGHHRNGILLAPVTGHCIAQEILTGALPEAARPFTLARFKPLSARRKKSHLQYQ; the protein is encoded by the coding sequence GTGGCACAGGAAAACTTCAGGAACACGACGGATCAGCAGACGGTCATCATAGGCGGCGGCGTCTGTGGCCTTGCCATCGGCTGGGAACTGGCCGAAGCCGGACTGGCTGTGACGATTGTGGAACGCGGACACTGCGGCAGGGAAGCCACGCATGCAGCGGCAGGCATGCTGGCCGCAGCGGCGGAATGTGAGCCCGGCGAAGAGCAACTGCTGCAACTGACACGCTGGGCGCAGCAACTCTGGCCCAGCTACCTGGATCGTCTCGAGGCCAGCAGCGGGCTGCGACCCGACTATCGGGATGAAGGCACCCTCGTCGTGGCGCTCAACCGGGATGAAGTGGAGCGCCTGCGCTTTCGCCATGAATTCCAGACATCCCTTGGCCTGCCATTGACCTGGCTTGAAGGTCACGAACTGCGCGAACGCGAGCCCCACCTGAGACAAAGTGCGGCCGCCGCCATCTATAGCGCCGAGGATCACCAGGTGGACAACCGCCAACTGGCTGAAAGCCTGAAGCAGGCCTATCTGAATGCCGGTGGCCGCCTGCGAGAAGACTGTGAAGTCACGTCCCTGGATTGTTCAGAGCCCACGCGCAAACGCATCTCGCTTGGCAGTGGAGAGGTTCTGGAGGCAAAGACCCTCGTTCTGGCCGCAGGCGCCTGGACCCGAGGTTTGCCCGGCTTGCCGGATGCCGCCAAACCACCGGTCCGTCCGCTGAAAGGACAATCCCTCGCCTTGCAGATGGTGCCACAAGAATCTTTGCTCGCGCATGTTCTCTGGACTGAGCAGATCTATTGCGTCCCGCGCCGTGATGGACGCCTGATCATCGGCGCCACTGTCGAGGAACGTGGTTTCGACGACAGCATAACAGCCGGCGGCATCTATGCGCTGATCGAAGGGGCCCGACGCGCCCTGCCCGGCATCGAGGACCTGCCTCTGATCGAAAGCTGGAGCGGCTTCCGGCCCGGCTGCCGTGACGACGCGCCCGTACTGGGAGAAACCCCGGTTCCCGGCCTGCATCTGGCAACCGGCCATCACAGGAATGGCATCCTGCTCGCACCGGTAACGGGACACTGCATTGCCCAGGAAATCCTGACAGGGGCCCTGCCTGAAGCCGCCCGCCCCTTCACGCTGGCGCGCTTCAAGCCCTTGTCAGCCCGCAGGAAGAAATCCCATCTGCAATATCAATAG
- the cysG gene encoding siroheme synthase CysG, with product MRYFPLFHDLRNASCLVVGGTAAAARKVRLLQRTEARIHVVAPELGEELAEMAGTGNVQWHARRFRAKDLDGVSLVIAASGDDRVDGRVSRLARARRLPVNLVDRPAQSSFIVPGMVDRDPVTIAIASGGSAPVLVRQLRERIETLLPARLGDLARFADRFRPAVKAMIPGEDGRRRFWTRFFRGSVAEAVLQGNDRSAAEGMLTLVNSAPESWGNPQGSVALVGSGPGDPDLLTFRAMRLMQEADVVIHDRLVSDGILDCVRRDAERIPVGKAKGAHSMSQEEINRLLVQQARAGKQVVRLKGGDPFIFGRGGEEQAYLQAHGIMVQVVPGITAATGCAAAAGIPLTHRDIASAVTFATGYSADGLPDLDWQALAAARQTLVIYMGLSNGEEIARRLMDKGLSAKTPIAVVEKGSLPDQRVLGSHLADLGDLLQRESVQGPAVLMIGSVTASARKLAPAEATLALAV from the coding sequence ATGCGATACTTTCCCCTCTTTCACGATCTCCGCAACGCCTCCTGCCTGGTGGTTGGCGGAACCGCAGCGGCGGCGCGCAAGGTGCGGCTTCTACAGCGAACTGAGGCGCGAATTCACGTTGTCGCCCCGGAACTGGGTGAAGAGCTTGCCGAAATGGCCGGTACAGGAAACGTCCAATGGCATGCACGCCGTTTCCGTGCAAAGGACCTGGATGGCGTGAGTCTGGTGATTGCGGCCTCAGGGGACGATCGTGTCGATGGCAGGGTCTCGCGACTGGCCCGGGCGCGCCGATTACCGGTCAACCTGGTCGATCGTCCGGCGCAATCGTCGTTCATCGTTCCGGGCATGGTTGACCGGGATCCTGTCACGATTGCCATTGCCAGCGGCGGCAGTGCACCGGTCCTGGTGCGCCAGTTGCGTGAGCGTATCGAGACGCTTCTGCCGGCACGACTGGGAGACCTGGCGCGCTTTGCCGACCGTTTCCGGCCTGCCGTGAAGGCCATGATTCCAGGCGAGGATGGCCGCCGGCGCTTCTGGACACGCTTTTTTCGCGGGTCCGTGGCGGAGGCCGTCCTGCAAGGCAATGACCGGAGCGCTGCAGAGGGAATGTTGACCCTGGTCAATTCCGCTCCGGAAAGCTGGGGAAATCCGCAAGGTTCTGTCGCCCTGGTTGGAAGTGGTCCCGGAGATCCCGACCTTCTGACTTTCCGGGCGATGCGCCTGATGCAGGAGGCAGACGTGGTGATCCACGACAGGCTGGTCAGCGATGGCATCCTGGACTGTGTCCGGCGTGATGCCGAACGCATTCCTGTGGGCAAGGCCAAGGGAGCGCACAGCATGTCCCAGGAAGAGATCAACAGGCTTCTCGTGCAGCAGGCGCGCGCGGGCAAGCAGGTGGTGCGCCTTAAAGGCGGTGACCCCTTCATTTTCGGACGCGGGGGCGAGGAGCAGGCCTATCTTCAGGCGCATGGAATAATGGTCCAGGTCGTGCCCGGCATCACGGCTGCCACCGGCTGTGCCGCGGCCGCGGGTATCCCCCTGACTCACCGGGACATCGCGTCTGCCGTGACCTTTGCGACCGGGTACAGCGCTGATGGCCTGCCAGACCTGGATTGGCAGGCTCTGGCCGCCGCCCGTCAGACTCTTGTCATCTACATGGGGCTTTCCAACGGCGAAGAGATTGCCAGGCGGCTGATGGACAAGGGGCTGTCCGCCAAGACACCGATTGCCGTAGTCGAGAAGGGCAGCCTGCCGGATCAGCGCGTGCTCGGCAGTCACCTGGCCGATCTTGGTGATCTGCTTCAGCGCGAGAGCGTTCAGGGGCCGGCCGTTCTTATGATTGGCTCTGTCACTGCAAGCGCCCGGAAGCTGGCGCCGGCTGAAGCGACCCTGGCGCTTGCCGTTTGA
- a CDS encoding DUF2849 domain-containing protein: protein MTLKAVTANRLRDGRVVYLSQSGNWSQSLEDSRIARDETELEALLDQAEVSVLRNEVVGPYAIDVLEQDSGYLTTRCREEIRSTGPSRRTDAA, encoded by the coding sequence ATGACTCTCAAGGCTGTTACAGCAAATCGCCTGCGCGACGGGCGCGTCGTCTATCTCTCCCAATCCGGAAACTGGTCGCAAAGCCTGGAGGACAGCCGCATTGCCAGGGATGAAACGGAACTCGAGGCCCTGCTGGATCAGGCCGAGGTCAGCGTGCTGCGCAATGAAGTGGTGGGACCCTATGCCATCGATGTCCTGGAGCAGGACAGCGGTTACCTGACCACGCGCTGCCGCGAGGAGATTCGCTCGACAGGACCAAGCCGAAGGACCGACGCAGCCTGA
- a CDS encoding nitrite/sulfite reductase, which yields MYRYDEFDEALVRERVAQFSEQVQRRLNGELSEDEFKPLRLMNGLYLQLHAYMFRIAVPYGTLSSNQLHKLAHVARTYDKGYGHVTTRQNMQFNWPRLEDAPAILSELADAHLHAIQTSGNCIRNTTADQYAGVAADEIADPRHYCEIIRQWSTLHPEFSFLPRKFKIAVTGAEEDRAALRTHDIGLRMRRNEEGNPGFEVMVGGGLGRTPVVGVTIRDFLPEEHLLSYLEAILRVYNQLGRRDNIHKARIKILVQSVGREEFARMVEEEWAHLRDGYLTLPQEELDAIARYFAPPPYETLEDTPPELELWQSTSPGFGAWMNENVAAHKQPGYAIVNVSLKPEGGVPGDITAKQMEVVADLAERYSFSEVRATHEQNLVLPYVRKLDLMAVWQELQQAGLATANIGLISDMICCPGLDYCNLANARSIPVAQEISERFADLSRQRDIGPLKIKMSGCINACGHHHVGHIGILGVDKKGQEYYQITLGGSAENETTLGNIIGPAFSADEVGDAMETIVETYLTIREEGESFLETYRRVGQQPFKETLYAAH from the coding sequence ATGTATCGCTATGACGAATTCGACGAGGCACTGGTACGCGAACGCGTGGCCCAGTTCAGCGAGCAGGTCCAGCGCCGCCTGAACGGGGAGTTGAGCGAGGACGAATTCAAGCCACTGCGGCTGATGAACGGGCTCTACCTGCAGCTTCATGCCTATATGTTCCGCATTGCCGTGCCCTACGGAACGCTGTCCTCGAACCAACTGCACAAGTTGGCGCATGTCGCGCGGACCTACGACAAGGGCTACGGACACGTCACGACGCGCCAGAACATGCAGTTCAACTGGCCGCGCCTGGAGGACGCCCCGGCGATCCTCTCGGAATTGGCGGACGCGCACCTGCATGCCATACAGACCAGCGGCAATTGCATACGCAACACCACGGCCGACCAGTATGCCGGCGTTGCGGCGGACGAGATCGCCGATCCGCGTCACTACTGCGAGATCATTCGTCAGTGGTCGACCCTGCATCCCGAGTTCTCCTTCCTGCCCCGCAAGTTCAAGATTGCGGTCACCGGTGCAGAGGAGGACCGTGCGGCCCTGCGCACGCACGACATCGGCCTGCGCATGCGCCGCAACGAGGAGGGAAACCCGGGCTTCGAGGTCATGGTTGGCGGCGGGCTCGGCCGCACGCCGGTGGTGGGTGTGACGATCCGGGATTTCCTGCCGGAAGAGCATCTGCTGTCTTACCTGGAAGCGATCCTGCGGGTCTATAACCAGCTTGGCCGGCGCGACAATATCCACAAGGCGCGCATCAAGATCCTGGTACAGTCCGTCGGCCGCGAGGAATTTGCCCGCATGGTCGAGGAGGAATGGGCGCACCTGCGCGATGGCTACCTGACTCTTCCGCAGGAGGAACTGGACGCCATCGCCCGTTATTTCGCGCCACCGCCCTACGAGACACTGGAGGACACACCGCCCGAACTGGAACTCTGGCAGAGCACCAGTCCCGGCTTCGGAGCCTGGATGAACGAGAATGTCGCCGCTCACAAACAGCCCGGCTACGCCATCGTGAACGTCTCGCTGAAGCCGGAAGGCGGTGTGCCGGGGGATATCACGGCGAAACAGATGGAGGTGGTTGCCGATCTGGCCGAGCGCTACAGCTTTTCCGAGGTTCGTGCGACGCACGAACAGAACCTGGTTCTTCCCTATGTACGCAAGCTGGACCTGATGGCGGTCTGGCAGGAGCTGCAGCAGGCCGGTCTGGCGACGGCGAACATCGGGCTGATCAGCGACATGATCTGCTGCCCCGGCCTGGATTACTGCAATTTGGCCAATGCCCGCTCGATCCCCGTGGCGCAGGAGATCAGCGAACGCTTCGCCGATCTCTCCCGCCAGCGCGACATCGGGCCCCTGAAGATCAAGATGTCCGGCTGCATCAATGCATGCGGCCACCATCATGTCGGCCACATCGGAATTCTCGGAGTCGATAAGAAGGGCCAGGAATACTACCAGATCACCCTGGGTGGTAGCGCCGAGAACGAGACCACGCTGGGGAACATCATCGGGCCGGCTTTCAGTGCTGATGAAGTCGGTGATGCGATGGAAACCATCGTCGAGACCTACCTGACTATCCGTGAGGAAGGCGAGAGTTTCCTGGAGACCTATCGCCGTGTCGGACAGCAGCCTTTCAAGGAGACGCTTTATGCCGCTCATTAA
- a CDS encoding DUF934 domain-containing protein yields the protein MPLIKNGQLVIDPWRAIGDEDSLPEDVHAIISLERWQEDKEGLKVRTAGLGLQLRSDQSPQQVEADLPSFSLIALEFPKFTDGRAYSYARLLRERYGFSGELRAVGNVLRDQLLFMQRCGFDAFELPEGAPVEAWLKALDDFSVWYQPATDNRAPVSSLRRRLRVAAE from the coding sequence ATGCCGCTCATTAAGAATGGACAGCTGGTTATAGACCCCTGGCGGGCCATCGGTGACGAGGACTCTCTGCCTGAAGATGTGCATGCGATCATCTCCCTGGAACGCTGGCAGGAGGACAAGGAAGGCTTGAAGGTCCGGACGGCTGGGCTTGGCCTGCAGCTGCGCAGCGATCAGTCCCCCCAGCAAGTGGAGGCGGACTTGCCGTCGTTCTCGCTGATTGCCCTGGAATTCCCGAAGTTCACGGACGGCCGGGCCTATTCCTATGCCCGGTTGCTGCGCGAACGCTACGGGTTTTCCGGTGAACTGCGAGCCGTGGGGAATGTTTTGCGCGACCAGCTTCTTTTCATGCAGCGCTGTGGCTTCGATGCCTTCGAGTTGCCGGAGGGTGCGCCGGTGGAGGCTTGGCTCAAGGCGCTGGACGACTTTTCGGTCTGGTACCAGCCGGCAACGGACAATCGCGCTCCGGTGTCGTCCCTGCGGCGGCGTTTGCGAGTGGCGGCGGAGTAG
- a CDS encoding phosphoadenylyl-sulfate reductase, producing MQDLSTASRPDALPDTADPMFHAMQLEAETHEFYALELLDHLIHGVFPGRIALVSSFGAESAVLLDMVAQVNRHIPVIFLETGKHFTETLMYRDRLTSRLGLTDVRDITPEEDDLQASDSDGTLWRHSPDRCCHIRKVLPLERALEGFDAWITGRKRYQGGERARLPRVEAAEGRIKVNPLTDWSLREIRNVFKARDLPAHPLTKVGYPSIGCAPCTNPVISEEISRAGRWHGLGKTECGIHKPVPPTE from the coding sequence ATGCAGGACCTGTCGACAGCCTCGCGTCCGGACGCCCTTCCAGACACGGCGGACCCCATGTTTCACGCCATGCAACTGGAAGCGGAGACGCATGAATTCTATGCTCTGGAACTGCTGGATCATCTGATCCACGGTGTCTTCCCCGGACGTATTGCACTGGTCTCATCTTTCGGAGCGGAATCCGCCGTCCTCCTGGATATGGTGGCTCAGGTGAATCGGCACATTCCCGTGATCTTCCTGGAGACGGGAAAGCATTTCACGGAAACACTGATGTATCGTGATCGTCTGACCAGCCGGCTGGGACTAACCGATGTACGCGATATCACGCCCGAGGAAGACGACTTGCAGGCCTCGGATTCCGACGGCACGCTCTGGCGGCATTCACCGGATCGTTGCTGTCATATCCGCAAGGTTCTGCCTCTGGAGCGGGCTCTTGAAGGGTTTGACGCCTGGATCACGGGGCGCAAGCGCTATCAGGGCGGTGAACGTGCACGCTTGCCGCGTGTTGAAGCGGCAGAAGGCCGTATCAAGGTCAATCCGCTAACAGACTGGTCGCTGCGTGAGATTCGCAATGTCTTCAAGGCGCGCGACCTTCCGGCGCACCCTCTGACGAAAGTTGGTTACCCCTCCATAGGCTGCGCACCCTGCACGAATCCAGTGATTTCCGAAGAAATTTCTCGTGCCGGACGGTGGCATGGCCTGGGCAAGACCGAGTGCGGAATACACAAGCCGGTGCCGCCCACGGAATGA
- a CDS encoding NAD(P)/FAD-dependent oxidoreductase, with translation MDENVIAFEKNQPIETDIVIVGAGPVGLFAVFEAGLLGLNCHLIDNLDKVGGQCAELYPEKPIYDIPALPYCTGQGLVDELMKQADPFKPAFHLNQQADSLSKLEDGRWRLETSTGTVFHAPVIVIAAGAGSFVPRRPPLENIEEYEGSSILYAVRKMEALRDKKIVIAGGGDSALDWTLNLHPLASQVTLVHRRDQFRAAPDSVDKMRQLVANDEVDLQIGQIKELKGEGGQLEAIQIKSSDGELYEVPCDVLLPFFGLKMELGPIAEWGLNLDRDLITVDTEKFETSVPGIFAIGDINYYPGKLKLILSGFHEAALMAQQAFRYCRPDEKLVFRYTTSSTDLQKKLGVI, from the coding sequence ATGGACGAGAACGTGATAGCCTTTGAGAAGAACCAGCCGATAGAAACCGACATTGTCATTGTCGGAGCGGGGCCAGTTGGCCTTTTCGCCGTATTCGAGGCCGGATTGCTGGGCCTTAATTGCCACCTGATCGATAACCTCGACAAGGTGGGCGGCCAGTGCGCCGAGCTTTATCCGGAAAAGCCCATCTATGACATTCCGGCGCTCCCCTACTGCACGGGGCAGGGGCTGGTTGACGAGCTGATGAAGCAGGCCGACCCCTTCAAGCCTGCCTTTCACCTCAACCAACAGGCCGACAGCCTGTCCAAGCTGGAGGATGGGCGCTGGCGCCTGGAAACCAGCACCGGCACGGTTTTCCATGCTCCGGTGATCGTGATCGCAGCCGGAGCGGGTAGCTTCGTGCCGCGCCGACCGCCTCTCGAGAACATCGAGGAGTATGAGGGAAGCTCGATTCTCTATGCTGTACGCAAGATGGAGGCGCTGCGCGACAAGAAGATCGTGATCGCCGGCGGCGGGGATTCGGCACTCGACTGGACGCTCAACCTGCATCCCCTGGCCAGCCAGGTAACGCTGGTGCATCGCCGCGACCAGTTCCGCGCGGCCCCGGATTCGGTGGACAAGATGCGCCAGCTGGTGGCCAATGACGAGGTCGACCTGCAGATCGGCCAGATCAAGGAGCTGAAGGGCGAGGGCGGTCAACTCGAAGCCATACAGATCAAGAGCTCGGACGGCGAGCTCTATGAAGTACCCTGCGATGTCCTGCTGCCGTTCTTCGGCCTGAAGATGGAGTTGGGTCCGATTGCCGAATGGGGCCTGAACCTGGACCGTGACCTGATTACCGTGGATACGGAAAAATTCGAGACCTCGGTTCCGGGAATCTTCGCCATTGGCGACATCAACTACTATCCAGGAAAGCTGAAGCTGATTCTCTCGGGTTTCCACGAGGCGGCGCTGATGGCGCAGCAGGCCTTCCGCTATTGCCGGCCCGACGAGAAGTTGGTCTTCCGCTACACCACTTCATCCACGGATCTGCAGAAGAAACTGGGTGTGATATGA
- a CDS encoding 2Fe-2S iron-sulfur cluster-binding protein: protein MSYIVVVDREGQEHRLDALNGWRVMEIIRDHELPIKGECGGCCSCATCHVYVDEAWRDRIPKREDEEDEMLDEAFSVEDNSRLSCQILFSEDLEGLRVYLAPEGA from the coding sequence ATGAGCTATATCGTCGTTGTCGATCGCGAGGGGCAGGAACACCGCCTCGACGCCCTGAATGGCTGGCGTGTCATGGAGATCATCCGCGACCATGAACTGCCCATCAAGGGCGAATGCGGAGGGTGCTGCAGCTGTGCCACCTGTCACGTCTATGTAGACGAGGCCTGGCGTGATCGGATTCCGAAACGAGAGGACGAGGAAGACGAAATGCTGGACGAGGCCTTCAGCGTGGAGGACAACTCGCGCCTGAGCTGCCAGATCCTCTTTTCGGAAGATCTCGAAGGTTTGCGGGTTTATCTGGCACCGGAAGGCGCCTAA
- a CDS encoding multidrug effflux MFS transporter yields the protein MSAVAEESTKVRAKPPIGILIAASAIGPLALNIFIPSMPGLQHTFSADYATVQLTLTLYLIGLAVSQLLYGPLSDRYGRRPLLLGGLGLFVLASLACSLATSIEGLIVARVLQAVGGCSGIVLGRAIVRDLYERDKAASMIGYITMAWVLAPMVAPLIGGILDTWYGWQASFYFLVIAGALVFLACLRWLHETHFDRHNTSGLRGFVAGFPILLRRREFLSYALQLSFNSGVFFSFLAGAPYVMTETLGRSPVEYGIYFALVSLGYMAGNGLAGRYSVQRGIDSMILMGLAATLIGTAIMMAFVVAGVLHPLTIFVPMLLCSLGNGLSIPNGLAGAISVRPDMAGVGSGLAGFIQMSLGAMISQLVGFLQDGAVYPLFVIMLTSAALACVANFFGRTAPTR from the coding sequence ATGTCAGCTGTCGCAGAGGAGAGTACGAAGGTTCGCGCCAAACCCCCAATCGGCATCCTGATTGCGGCAAGTGCCATCGGACCGCTCGCGCTCAATATCTTCATTCCCTCGATGCCGGGGCTGCAGCATACCTTTTCCGCGGATTATGCCACAGTCCAGCTGACCCTGACTCTCTACCTGATTGGCCTGGCGGTCAGCCAATTGTTGTATGGTCCCCTGTCGGATCGCTACGGCCGTCGGCCGCTGCTTTTGGGCGGTCTCGGACTTTTCGTGCTGGCCAGCCTGGCCTGTTCGCTGGCGACCTCCATTGAAGGCTTGATCGTTGCCCGTGTCCTGCAGGCCGTCGGCGGTTGTTCTGGTATCGTCCTGGGGCGCGCGATCGTTCGCGACCTTTACGAGCGGGACAAGGCGGCCAGCATGATCGGCTATATCACCATGGCCTGGGTGCTGGCGCCCATGGTGGCGCCCCTGATCGGTGGAATCCTGGACACCTGGTACGGCTGGCAGGCCAGTTTCTATTTTCTGGTGATTGCCGGAGCTCTGGTCTTCCTGGCCTGCCTGCGCTGGCTGCACGAAACCCATTTCGATCGGCATAACACCAGCGGCCTGCGCGGCTTCGTGGCAGGCTTTCCCATCCTGCTGAGGCGGCGCGAATTCCTGTCTTACGCATTGCAGCTGTCCTTCAACAGCGGTGTCTTCTTCTCGTTCCTGGCGGGAGCACCCTATGTCATGACCGAGACACTGGGGCGCAGCCCCGTGGAGTACGGCATCTATTTTGCTTTGGTCTCGCTGGGCTACATGGCCGGCAATGGTCTGGCGGGGCGCTATTCGGTGCAGCGCGGAATCGATTCCATGATCCTTATGGGACTTGCCGCCACGCTGATCGGGACGGCCATCATGATGGCCTTCGTGGTGGCCGGTGTCCTGCATCCGCTGACAATCTTCGTGCCCATGCTGCTCTGTTCCTTGGGCAACGGACTCTCCATTCCCAATGGTCTTGCTGGCGCCATCAGCGTCCGACCGGATATGGCCGGGGTCGGTTCCGGCCTTGCGGGTTTCATCCAGATGTCACTGGGCGCCATGATATCCCAACTCGTGGGCTTCCTTCAGGATGGGGCTGTCTATCCACTGTTCGTCATCATGTTGACCAGCGCGGCACTGGCCTGTGTGGCGAATTTCTTCGGGCGGACAGCGCCGACCCGCTGA
- a CDS encoding metallophosphoesterase, which produces MTDNSLIYAIGDVHGHAGLLKRLLDFVDDHAVRQGGRPKVIFLGDIVDRGPENRRAMDLVHDALVAWPRSRLILGNHDSWLLEFFEQGVPDPTWLMNGGSETLDSYGFASSEPEAVRTIVAEAYAHHHAMLRNASIQETEGNYTFVHAGVDPSRPIPEQRPEDCIWIRGPFLNHKGPLSHIVVHGHTPMIDPPCPVITENRISMDTGAFATGVLSLMVLEPSTGAASFHATNEKGRVQPIEPIRMDRGYGCAA; this is translated from the coding sequence GTGACAGACAACAGCCTGATCTATGCCATTGGTGACGTTCACGGCCATGCAGGTCTGCTGAAAAGGCTCCTGGATTTCGTGGATGACCACGCAGTGCGGCAAGGCGGCCGGCCCAAGGTGATTTTCCTGGGTGACATCGTGGACCGCGGCCCGGAGAACCGGCGGGCGATGGACCTGGTGCACGACGCCCTGGTGGCTTGGCCCCGCTCACGCCTGATCCTAGGCAACCACGACAGCTGGCTTCTGGAATTCTTTGAACAGGGCGTACCGGATCCCACCTGGCTGATGAATGGTGGCAGCGAAACGCTGGACTCCTATGGTTTTGCGTCAAGCGAACCGGAAGCGGTCCGGACAATCGTTGCCGAAGCCTATGCCCATCATCATGCCATGCTGCGCAATGCCTCGATCCAGGAAACCGAGGGCAACTACACCTTCGTTCATGCCGGCGTTGATCCCAGCCGTCCAATTCCCGAACAGAGGCCAGAGGACTGCATCTGGATCCGGGGGCCCTTTCTCAATCATAAGGGCCCGCTTTCCCATATCGTCGTGCATGGTCACACGCCCATGATCGACCCGCCCTGCCCGGTCATTACCGAGAACCGCATCTCCATGGACACGGGCGCCTTTGCCACGGGCGTGCTCAGCTTGATGGTGCTGGAGCCATCGACGGGCGCCGCTTCCTTCCATGCCACCAATGAAAAAGGGCGCGTTCAGCCCATCGAACCCATCAGAATGGATCGTGGATACGGCTGTGCGGCTTGA